The Candidatus Thermoplasmatota archaeon DNA segment GATGCCCTCTCGGACGACTATGCTTCCCCCGTTGATAATCGCCACGGAACTGCAGATCTTCTCGGCCATCTCCAGAAGGTGCGTGCACATGAAGATGGTCCCTCCCTTCTTCACGTAGCCGGACAGGTAGTCCTTGACCTTCCTCTGGTACAGCGGGTCCAGGTTGATCAGCGGCTCGTCGAGAAAGAGGACCCTGGGCTCGTGCATGAACGCCCCCGCGAGCATGAGCTTCTGCCTGTTCCCCTTCGACAGGTCGCGGCACACTACGCCCTCGTTCTCGGTCAGGTCGAAGAAGTCCATCCACTTCCTTATCTTGCCCTCGCTCGCCTCGATCTTTCTCACCTTGGAGACGAAGTAGAGGAACTCGTAGGCGGTTAGATAGCTCGGGGGGGACTCCACCTCGGGCACGATCCCCATGATGCTCTTGACTCCGATGGGCTCCTTCACCGGGTCCGTGCCGAGCACGCTGGCATGCCCTTCCGACGGCACGAGCTGCCCCGTCAGTATCCTCAGCAGGGTCGTCTTGCCCGCTCCGTTGGGTCCGCACAGGCCGAACAGCTCGCCCTCGTCGACCGTGATGTTGATGTCCTTGAGGGCTGAAAAATCGCCGAACCTCTTCGATATGTTCTCTGTCTGAATGACGGACATGAGACGGCTGGTTCTATGGTCGGCGGTTATTTAGCGTTTCTCATACGGTTATCGATTCTGAACCGGCTCAATGAAAAGGGTTAATCGTCTCCTCTGCATTTCGGCGGCAATGACTCTTCGCATGGTCACCAATTGCGGGGCGGGTTCCACCGATGACGCTCTGGGCCTCGCCGAGAGAGCCGGTGAGGCGGGCATGGCCGTCCTGGAGGGTGGCGGGGACGCCATCGAAGCCGTCGTCGAGGCGATAATCGTGCTGGAGGACGATCCCCGCACTAATGCGGGATTGGGCTCACGGCTCAGGCTCGACGGCTCGTTGCAGATGGACGCGTCCCTGATGGACTCCGACATGAACTGCGGCTGCGTTGCCGGCATCGAGGACGTGAAGAACCCGATCTCCGTCGCGAGAAAGGTGATGGACACCCCGCACATCATGCTGGCGGGCGAGGGTGCGCTCTCCTTCGCGAGGGAGCAGGGGTTCGAGTACTTCGACCCGAAGACCGAGAAGTCCGTCGAGTGGTTGAAGACGATCAAGAAGAAGCTCGAAGAGGGCGACGTTCCCGATTGGGCGGGCAAGTGGAGGGACTATCGCGTCGGCACCGTTGGCGCGGTCGCGGTCGACGGTGAAGGGAAGATGGCGTCGGGGAACTCGACTGGCGGGACTTCCTTCATGCTTCCCGGGCGGGTCGGGGACACGCCCATCATCGGCGCCGGGATATACTGCGGAGGACATGGAGCGGTCTCCGCCACGGGCATAGGGGAGGATATAGTCCGCCAGGTCATGTCGCTCAGGGTCCACGACAAGATGGGCGAGGGCATGTCCGCAAAGGAAGCGTGCGAGTGGGGGATGACGCTCTTCCCGCATGAGATCCCCGTCGGGGTCGTGGCCGTGTCACGGTCCGACTCGGCCGCGGTCAGCAACAGACAGATGGCGTCGTGGATCGGAGAGATATAGCCCCGCAACATTTTAAGCCCTGAAACGCATCAAGGGTGCAGGCCAGGAGGCTTTCGGTGGAGATGACGGAAGAGTTGGAGGAAGGCACCCTCGAATCGAGGATCGAGCTCCTCCAAAGGCACGTGGAGATGCTCAAGACGATCAGGGACAACCAGCCCATCGGCATCATCAAGCTCTCCGAGATGTTCAACTACCCGCGCCACAAGGTCAGGTATTCCCTTCGCATCCTGGAAGAGGAGGGTCTGATCCTGCCCACACCCGACGGGGCCCTCGTCACGGACAAGGTCGCCGAGTATCTAGACCGCGTCAAGAAGAGCCTTGACGAGACGCTGAACATCATTGATGAACTCAGGAAATCCCTCTGACGAAAAGCTATTTTAGTTGTCCACCTTATGGGACGCTCGTTGCCGCCGTAGCTTAGTCTGGTGGAGCTCCCGGCTGTTAATAGCTGCAGCAGAAACCGGAGGGTCACCGGTTCAAATCCGGTCGGCGGCGCTTCTCATATCGTTATCAGGAACGTTGTCGTGACCG contains these protein-coding regions:
- a CDS encoding ABC transporter ATP-binding protein; this translates as MSVIQTENISKRFGDFSALKDINITVDEGELFGLCGPNGAGKTTLLRILTGQLVPSEGHASVLGTDPVKEPIGVKSIMGIVPEVESPPSYLTAYEFLYFVSKVRKIEASEGKIRKWMDFFDLTENEGVVCRDLSKGNRQKLMLAGAFMHEPRVLFLDEPLINLDPLYQRKVKDYLSGYVKKGGTIFMCTHLLEMAEKICSSVAIINGGSIVVREGIDQLVGEFGSLEDAFISLVGKSGNR
- a CDS encoding isoaspartyl peptidase/L-asparaginase, with product MTLRMVTNCGAGSTDDALGLAERAGEAGMAVLEGGGDAIEAVVEAIIVLEDDPRTNAGLGSRLRLDGSLQMDASLMDSDMNCGCVAGIEDVKNPISVARKVMDTPHIMLAGEGALSFAREQGFEYFDPKTEKSVEWLKTIKKKLEEGDVPDWAGKWRDYRVGTVGAVAVDGEGKMASGNSTGGTSFMLPGRVGDTPIIGAGIYCGGHGAVSATGIGEDIVRQVMSLRVHDKMGEGMSAKEACEWGMTLFPHEIPVGVVAVSRSDSAAVSNRQMASWIGEI